One stretch of Pomacea canaliculata isolate SZHN2017 linkage group LG11, ASM307304v1, whole genome shotgun sequence DNA includes these proteins:
- the LOC112575737 gene encoding MORN repeat-containing protein 5-like, translating to MEYTGSNYDGDYTNGRMEGQGIYTFPTETRYEGEMQDGMFHGKGTLFFTNGSRYEAIWENGYAKEGKYTFADGLQYEEENWEYCDGYDRRFYTEICDGLKPAGRSQLTNKIPPRKIPEGCYDCGDGFYNPNTRVVVDYNFKFLRNADDDEHEWILKTCRKAWDEYVGYTEKPAT from the exons ATGGAGTACACAGGCAGCAACTACGATGGGGACTACACAAATGGAAg GATGGAGGGTCAAGGCATTTACACTTTTCCGACTGAAACTCGCTATGAAGGAGAGATGCAAGATGGCATGTTCCATGGCAAAGGAACACTCTTTTTTACCAATGGCAGCAGATATGAAGCCATTTGGGAAAATGGTTATGCAAAAGAG GGTAAATACACCTTTGCTGATGGACTGcaatatgaagaagaaaattggGAATATTGTGATGGATATGACCGCCGCTTCTACACAGAGATATGTGATGGTCTTAAACCTGCAGGTCGCTCCCAGCTGACAAATAAAATTCCACCAAGGAAAATCCCAGAAGGCTGTTATGACTGTGGAGATGGCTTCTACAATCCTAACACTCGAGTTGTTGTGGACTACAATTTTAAATTTCTAAGAAATGCAG atgatgatgaacatgAATGGATTTTGAAAACCTGTCGGAAAGCCTGGGATGAATATGTTGGTTACACAGAAAAGCCAGCAACTTGA
- the LOC112575772 gene encoding uncharacterized protein LOC112575772 — protein MALLSLVLLSSMFLLATSQMWNICMSTQSKYVCPEKYICMRMGMSGMGSQSECVLMDPDCNRMGARDLTESPIVKRQAAGIGGVGVLGECNSDQTCRRRYMGLSIGTDNPYKCCRVRRRTGMYETRCLRKPHFPLLSGFGGLGEGGFGGGQVGGAFGGQSGVVGTL, from the exons ATGGCGCtgctgtctctggtcttgttgTCATCGATGTTTCTTCTC gcaACGTCCCAGATGTGGAACATTTGCATGTCT ACTCAGAGCAAGTATGTGTGTCctgaaaaatacatttgcatGAGGATGGGTATGTCCGGCATGGGCTCCCAATCCGAATGTGTTT TAATGGACCCTGACTGCAACAGAATGGGAGCCAGAGATCTGACGGAATCTCCCATTGTGAAGCGTCAAGCCGCTGGCATCGGAGGAGTAGGAGTGCTAGGAGAGTGCAACAGCGACCAGACCTGCAGGCGACGATACATGGGGCTTTCCATCGGCACCGACAACCCCTATAAGTGCTGCCGAGTCCGCAGAAGGACTGGGATGTACGAGACCCGATGCCTGAGGAAGCCCCACTTCCCTCTGCTATCTGGTTTTGGAGGCCTGGGCGAAGGAGGCTTTGGTGGCGGCCAGGTGGGCGGGGCGTTCGGAGGGCAGTCAGGTGTGGTGGGCACACTCTAG
- the LOC112575541 gene encoding keratin, type I cytoskeletal 10-like, translating to MLLFFVAVTASVFLGVSSQMYSACMSQITCAESFTCMYVRSPQSFYMRPACVQMDADCQTLGGYDLTDVGNVKRQIGGQMGWMQAEGECNSDSICTYMYNLGGGFYGGSFGGGMGGGGISGGGMGGGLEGGMGGGFGGTGGIAGGMEGGIARDHPYKCCRMRSYSGNLVTRCVQKPHYFIQYAMG from the exons ATGCTGCTGTTCTTCGTCGCTGTCACTGCCTCTGTCTTTCTAGGG GTGTCTTCACAGATGTATTCAGCATGCATGTCG CAAATTACCTGTGCCGAAAGCTTCACCTGTATGTATGTACGATCTCCACAAAGCTTCTACATGCGTCCCGCCTGCGTCC AGATGGACGCTGACTGTCAGACGCTTGGCGGGTACGATTTGACCGACGTGGGCAACGTCAAGCGACAGATCGGAGGTCAGATGGGGTGGATGCAGGCTGAAGGAGAGTGCAACAGCGACAGCATCTGTACCTACATGTACAACTTGGGTGGTGGATTCTATGGCGGAAGCTTCGGTGGAGGCATGGGCGGCGGCGGAATTAGCGGAGGAGGCATGGGCGGAGGACTGGAGGGTGGCATGGGAGGAGGTTTCGGAGGAACAGGGGGAATTGCAGGAGGCATGGAAGGAGGCATTGCACGTGACCATCCTTACAAGTGCTGTCGGATGCGCTCGTACTCCGGGAACCTGGTGACGCGCTGCGTGCAGAAGCCGCACTACTTCATACAGTACGCCATGGGCTGA
- the LOC112576086 gene encoding uncharacterized protein LOC112576086 encodes MALLSLVLLSSMFLLATSQMWNICMSTQSKYVCPERFICMRMGMSGMGSQSECVIMDADCNKMGARDLTETSIVKRQAAGIGGVGVLGECNSDQTCRRRYMGLSIGTDNPYKCCRVRTRTGMYETRCLRKPHFPLLSGFGGLGEGGFGGGQVGGEFGGQAGVVGGV; translated from the exons ATGGCGCtgctgtctctggtcttgttgTCATCGATGTTTCTTCTC gcaACGTCCCAGATGTGGAACATTTGCATGTCT ACTCAGAGCAAGTATGTGTGTCCTGAACGTTTCATTTGCATGAGGATGGGTATGTCCGGCATGGGCTCCCAATCCGAATGTGTTA TAATGGACGCTGACTGCAACAAAATGGGAGCCAGAGATCTGACGGAAACTTCCATTGTGAAGCGTCAAGCCGCTGGCATCGGAGGAGTAGGAGTGCTAGGAGAGTGCAACAGCGACCAGACCTGCAGGCGACGATACATGGGGCTTTCCATCGGCACCGACAACCCCTATAAGTGCTGCCGAGTCCGCACAAGGACTGGGATGTACGAGACCCGATGCCTGAGGAAGCCCCACTTCCCTCTGCTGTCTGGTTTTGGAGGCCTGGGCGAAGGAGGCTTTGGGGGCGGCCAGGTGGGCGGCGAGTTCGGAGGGCAGGCGGGTGTGGTGGGCGGGGTCTAG
- the LOC112576085 gene encoding keratin, type I cytoskeletal 10-like, with amino-acid sequence MLLFFVAVTASVFLGVSSQMYSACMSQITCAEGFTCMYVRSPQSFYMRPACVQMDADCQTLGGYDLTDVGNVKRQIGGQMGWMQAEGECNSDSICTYMYNLGGGFYGGSFGGGMGGGGISGGGMGGGLEGGMGGGFGGTGGIAGGMEGGIARDHPYKCCRMRSYSGNLVTRCVQKPHYFIQYAMG; translated from the exons ATGCTGCTGTTCTTCGTCGCTGTCACTGCCTCTGTCTTTCTAGGG GTGTCTTCACAGATGTATTCAGCATGCATGTCG CAAATTACCTGTGCCGAAGGCTTCACCTGTATGTATGTACGATCTCCACAAAGCTTCTACATGCGTCCCGCCTGCGTCC AGATGGACGCTGACTGTCAGACGCTTGGCGGGTACGATTTGACCGACGTGGGCAACGTCAAGCGACAGATCGGAGGTCAGATGGGGTGGATGCAGGCTGAAGGAGAGTGCAACAGCGACAGCATCTGTACCTACATGTACAACTTGGGTGGTGGATTCTATGGCGGAAGCTTCGGTGGAGGCATGGGCGGCGGCGGAATTAGCGGAGGAGGCATGGGCGGAGGACTGGAGGGTGGCATGGGAGGAGGTTTCGGAGGAACAGGGGGAATTGCAGGAGGCATGGAAGGAGGCATTGCACGTGACCATCCTTACAAGTGCTGTCGGATGCGCTCGTATTCCGGGAACCTGGTGACGCGCTGCGTGCAGAAGCCGCACTACTTCATACAGTACGCCATGGGCTGA